The DNA region AATTATGCGGAACAAATGGAAGCCGTAGATACCATCCTCAATTCCCTTCAATTGAATGAAATTCCTCGAATGGTGGTTTTTAACAAAGCCGATGGGTTGGATGAAGAGACGCGAATTTCTTTTGAAAAAAATGATGCTCTGCTTGTTTCTGCTGTGACCCGAGAAGGATTATCTCATCTTTTGGATTTAATTGAAGACGAACTTTGGAAAAAGAAGGAACAGATCCCAAATTTAGTTTCTATTTCCAATTCGTAATCGCTTCTTCTTTGGTATTAAAAATCTGAACCTTTCGTGGTAAATCCATCAGCCGAATCACGTTTTCTAGAAAATGATTGAGTCCCCCAATGAGGATTTTGCCGCGATTGTTTTCGACTGTTTTGATGATACTAATCAGTGTTGCTACCCCAATGCTATTGATATAATCCAACTTGGTTAATTCCAAAATGATATTGTAAACAGAGTCACGAAAGATCACGGAAATATTCCGATTGATTTCGTAAGCGTTGGTATTGGTGATTTGGCCCACAAAGGAAACAACCAGAACTCGCTCTCTTTTGATTTCGATGAATTCTGTTTTGAGATCCAGAGAGGGGAACTGCAAGTCCGCCATAGCGAGTTACAGTTTTTCCAAAAGCCGAATGGCTACAGTTTTCTGTTTGATGATGTTCGACATAGTATCAATTTCCTGCAGAGATTTCTGAAATTCCCCTTCCGTCGCCGAATGAGTGACAACAATCACAGACACCGGTTCCGAAGTGGACTCCTTCTGTTGGACGGATGCAATGGAGATATTATGACGGCCAAGCACCTGAGAAATTTCCGCAAGAACTCCAGGTTTGTCCACAGTGGAAAAACGTAAGTAATAACGAACCAAATTATCAGGTTCTGGAAACGCTTTGGCTTCTGGAAAAAGATTATTTTCC from Leptospira noumeaensis includes:
- a CDS encoding STAS domain-containing protein, which encodes MADLQFPSLDLKTEFIEIKRERVLVVSFVGQITNTNAYEINRNISVIFRDSVYNIILELTKLDYINSIGVATLISIIKTVENNRGKILIGGLNHFLENVIRLMDLPRKVQIFNTKEEAITNWK